From Eubalaena glacialis isolate mEubGla1 chromosome 17, mEubGla1.1.hap2.+ XY, whole genome shotgun sequence, a single genomic window includes:
- the LOC133077043 gene encoding LOW QUALITY PROTEIN: sal-like protein 4 (The sequence of the model RefSeq protein was modified relative to this genomic sequence to represent the inferred CDS: inserted 3 bases in 2 codons; deleted 1 base in 1 codon; substituted 3 bases at 3 genomic stop codons), with protein MATPSCQRSCEMKSGSVPKKKRKQKRLHGVGDGRRLWVNQPGFRSWFCHQLFDIGKVFSSSVSLIEGQPHLLHKKVRSPSEVSSRIAGARGESSPSRKDGHREDGGSSGDTKEKPGAESVIYFKTEAALPPTSQDISYLPKGKVADTNVTRQALRGTKAAVNRRSADAPPAPLPAAHSSPWVLEQILCLQQQQIQLAEQIRVQVHLWASHTLHSSGVAGAGSLKTLGGHVSQQASAAVALLSRKVGSPGLPLDTLKPAKLPHTSIPSAASSVSPGLTPFALKPDGTQVLPNVLSRPSGALLPQASGSVLVQSPFSAVALDPSKKGKGXPPSVSPVHVKPKDEVLYKHKCTYCSKVLGTDSSLQIHLRSHTGERPFVCSVCSHRFTTKGNLKVHFHRHPQVKANPQLFAEFHDKMAAGSGLPYGLSGPVSVDESLXGEPVLATGTPNVVLPQNLSSGTNPKDLMGGPLPNDLQPKPSPESEDGSILPGVGLNHNSPRVGGFQGSGTPEPGSETLKLQQLVENIDKTTTDPNECLICHRVLRCQSSLMMHYCTHTGERPFQCKICGRAFSTKGNLKTHLGVHRTNTSIKTQHSCPIRQKKFTNVVMXQHIRMHMGGQIPNTPLPENPCDFMCPEPMIVGENGSTSIVCHDDVESIDVDEVCSQEAPGSSSKVPMPLPSIHSASPTLGLASVASLDAPGKAGLAGLVLQXQSSRENGSVESDGLTNNPSSSVMGDQEYPSRSPDVLETTSFQAVSPANRQAESVKSKSPDAGGKVDSSENSRTEMECRSSGPPTFIXAQPNYVKVEVPGAFVRPTTMSPGMTPLLAVQPRRQAKQHGCTRCGKNFSSASALQIHEQTHTGEKPFVCNICGQASTTKGNLKVHYMMHGANNSLARRGRKLANENTMALLGTDRKRVSEIFPKEILAPSVTVDPVVWNQYTTMLSGGLAMKTNEISVIQSGGIPTLPVSLGASSVVNNTATSKMDGSQSATSAEVEKLGAADSVPKHQFPHFLEENKMTAS; from the exons GGGAGAATCCAGCCCAAGCAGGAAGGACGGTCACAGAGAGGACGGTGGCAGCTCAGGGGACACGAAGGAGAAGCCGGGGGCAGAGTCCGTCATATACTTCAAGACGGAGGCCGCCCTGCCACCCACATCCCAGGACATAAGCTATTTACCCAAAGGCAAAGTGGCCGACACCAATGTCACGCGTCAAGCACTACGGGGCACCAAGGCAGCCGTGAACCGGCGGAGCGCGGACGCGCCCCCAGCCCCGCTGCCCGCCGCCCACAGCAGCCCCTGGGTCCTCGAGCAGATCCTGTGTCTGCAGCAGCAGCAGATCCAGCTCGCGGAGCAGATCCGCGTGCAGGTGCACCTGTGGGCCTCCCACACCCTCCACTCCAGCGGCGTGGCCGGAGCCGGCTCCCTGAAGACGCTGGGCGGCCACGTGTCCCAGCAGGCTTCGGCGGCTGTGGCTCTACTCAGCCGGAAAGTGGGGAGCCCGGGTTTG CCCCTGGACACCTTGAAACCAGCCAAGCTACCTCACACCAGCATCCCTTCCGCTGCCAGCTCCGTGTCCCCGGGGCTGACGCCCTTCGCCCTGAAGCCAGATGGGACCCAGGTGCTCCCCAACGTCCTGTCGCGCCCCTCGGGGGCATTGCTACCTCAGGCCTCAGGCTCTGTGCTCGTCCAGAGCCCCTTCTCTGCCGTGGCATTAGACCCGtccaagaaagggaaag agccaCCGAGTGTCTCCCCGGTACATGTCAAACCCAAGGACGAGGTCCTCTACAAGCACAAGTGTACGTACTGTAGCAAGGTTTTGGGGACTGATAGCTCCTTGCAGATCCACCTCCGCTCCCACACCGGAGAGAGACCCTTCGTGTGCTCTGTCTGCAGCCACCGGTTCACCACCAAGGGCAACCTCAAGGTGCACTTCCATCGGCATCCCCAGGTGAAGGCAAACCCCCAGCTGTTTGCCGAGTTCCACGACAAGATGGCGGCAGGCAGTGGCCTTCCCTATGGGCTCTCTGGCCCTGTCTCCGTAGATGAATCTCTCTAAGGAGAGCCCGTCCTTGCGACAGGGACCCCCAATGTAGTGCTACCTCAGAATCTCTCTTCGGGGACTAACCCCAAGGACCTCATGGGTGGCCCATTGCCCAACGACCTGCAGCCCAAGCCTTCTCCGGAAAGTGAGGATGGATCCATCCTACCTGGGGTGGGGCTAAACCATAATTCCCCGAGGGTTGGTGGCTTCCAAGGGAGTGGGACACCCGAGCCGGGGTCAGAGACCCTGAAATTGCAGCAGCTGGTGGAGAACATCGACAAGACTACCACCGACCCCAACGAATGTCTCATATGCCACCGTGTCTTAAGGTGCCAAAGTTCCCTCATGATGCATTACTGcacccacactggggagaggCCGTTCCAGTGTAAGATCTGTGGTCGAGCCTTCTCCACCAAAGGCAACCTGAAGACGCACCTTGGGGTGCACCGGACCAACACGTCCATAAAGACGCAGCATTCGTGCCCCATCCGCCAGAAGAAGTTTACCAACGTGGTCAT GCAGCATATTCGGATGCACATGGGTGGTCAGATTCCCAACACGCCTCTGCCGGAGAATCCCTGTGACTTTATGTGTCCCGAGCCAATGATCGTCGGTGAAAATGGCAGTACAAGCATTGTCTGTCATGATGATGTCGAGAGCATCGATGTAGATGAAGTCTGCTCCCAGGAGGCCCCTGGCAGCTCCTCGAAGGTCCCCATGCCCCTTCCCAGCATCCACTCGGCATCACCTACTCTAGGGCTGGCCTCGGTGGCTTCCCTAGATGCCCCAGGGAAGGCGGGTCTCGCTGGTCTTGTCCTGCAGTGACAGAGCAGCCGAGAAAATGGTTCAGTGGAGAGTGATGGCTTGACCAACAACCCTTCCTCCTCAGTGATGGGGGACCAGGAGTATCCGAGCCGAAGTCCAGATGTCCTGGAGACCACGTCCTTCCAGGCAGTCTCCCCAGCCAATAGACAAGCGGAGAGTGTCAAGTCCAAGTCTCCTGATGCTGGTGGCAAAGTGGACAGCTCAGAGAACAGCCGCACTGAGATGGAATGTCGGAGCAGTGGCCCACCGACATTTATCTGAGCCCAGCCAAACTATGTTAAAGTTGAAGTTCCTGGTGCATTTGTTCGTCCCACGACCATGTCCCCAGGTATGACACCCTTGTTAGCGGTCCAGCCCCGAAGACAGGCCAAGCAGCACGGCTGCACAAGGTGCGGGAAGAACTTCTCATCTGCGAGCGCACTTCAGATTCACGAGCAGACTCACACTGGGGAGAAGCCTTTCGTGTGTAACATTTGTGGGCAAGCTTCTACCACCAAAGGCAACTTGAAGGTCCATTATATGATGCACGGGGCCAACAATAGCTTGGCACGCCGTGGCAGGAAGCTGGCCAACGAGAACACCATGGCTCTATTAGGAACGGACAGAAAGAGGGTCTCCGAGATATTTCCCAAGGAAATCCTGGCCCCTTCAGTGACTGTGGACCCTGTTGTGTGGAACCAGTACACCACCATGCTCAGCGGTGGTCTGGCCATGAAGACCAACGAAATCTCTGTGATCCAGAGTGGTGGCATTCCCACCCTCCCGGTGTCACTGGGGGCCAGCTCCGTGGTGAATAACACCGCTACCTCCAAGATGGATGGCTCCCAGTCGGCCACGAGTGCCGAGGTGGAGAAGCTGGGAGCTGCCGACAGCGTCCCCAAACACCAGTTCCCTCACTTCCTGGAGGAAAACAAGATGACTGCCAGCTAA